The Corynebacterium sp. SCR221107 genome includes the window GCTCCAAACACCGGCCCGCCAAGCTGTACAGATTTGCCCCACGAAGTGACGGTTTTGGCTAAGCCCAACGCCGTCACACCTCAGCCATCCCCACTCCCTATCCTGCCTTCCAAGGAGACCGTCGTGACCAGCGTCCAAGAACTCATCAATGCCGCAGCACACAAAGAACAGGCCACAGCTGCATCGCACAGCGCTCACCAGACTCGTGCCGGTATTAGCTTGCCCATCTTCACTGCTACCTTTCCCTCTGGTTTATCTACCTGTGACAACGAACTGGCAAAGGACCCGTGGCAGGTTGATCAGGACCATTCCTACGGTCCTGGCGCATCCATCCACGACCCATTCCCAGCGCAGGCGCCACACCAGGGGCAACTGCCTTCACGCTACACCGAGGCAAGTGTCGAGGAGCTTGAGGAGATGATCCGGGAGGCCAAGGCACACCTTGGCCAGCGGGTAAAGATCCTCGGACATTTCTACCAACGCGATGAAATCATCCAGTTCGCTGACTTCGTCGGAGATTCCTTCAATCTCGCACAGGCAGCAAAACAACACCCAGAAACAGAAGCCTTTGTCTTCTGTGGGGTGCATTTCATGGCGGAGACCGCCGATATTCTTTCCACCCCGGATCAGGCAGTCATCCTTCCCAACCTCTCGGCAGGCTGCTCCATGGCCGACATGGCCACCATCAGCCAAGTCGAACGCTGTTGGACCGAGCTTTCCAGCTGCCTTTCCTCCGTCGAGTCGAAGTCGGAGAAGGCGCCGCTGGTTCCGGTCACCTATATGAATTCCTCGGCGGCAATCAAGGCATTTTGTGGACGAAACGGCGGCATTGTCTGCACCTCTTCCAACGCGCGAACGGTGCTGGAGTGGGTATTCGAGCGCGGGGAGCGAGTGGTCTTCTTGCCGGACCAACACCTGGGGCGCAACACCGCAAAGGCGATGGGGATTGCTGAGGAAAACATCATCACGTGGAACCCCCACCTGCCTCTGGGGGGAAACACCCCTGAAGCCATCGAGCAGGCCAAGGTGATTGTATGGAATGGATTCTGCTCCGTTCACAAGCGCTTCACCGTTGCCCAGATTGACCACGCCCGGGCGCAGTTTCCGAACGTGCGCGTGATCGTTCATCCGGAATGCCCGGCACCTGTCGTTGAGGCCGCAGATGTGGCAGGCTCCACCGAGCTCATCCGCAGGGAGGTAGAGGCCTCCCAACCAGGCGACGTGCTCGCCATCGGCACCGAAATTAACCTCGTCAACCGCCTTGCTGATCAATATCCGGATCGCACCATCTTCTGCCTCGACCCAGTAGTGTGCCCATGTTCGACGATGTATCGCATTCACCCCGCCTACCTAGCGTGGACCCTGGAATCACTCGTAGAGGGGAAAACCCCCAATCGGATCACTGTGGACGACGGTGTCGCCACCGATGCCCGCATCGCGCTGGAACGCATGCTCGCCGCTCGCCCCTAGAACCTAAAGAATCGCAGCAACTTTTCCATGACGAAATTAACCTCGCAGACAAGCATCATTGTCGTCGGCGCCGGCGTGGCAGGACTGAGCGCAGCATTAACGGCCGCCAACGCGGGCGCCCACGTGGCGCTTGTATACCCGGGGCCTTCGATTGTTGACTCCGAAGGAAGCACCCAACTTGCCCAAGGCGGCATCGCCGCGGCCATTGACAAGCAGGACTCATTCACCTCGCACCTGCATGACACTCTCGGCGCCGGCGCGGGACTTGTGGACCCACAGGCTGCCTTGATCCTTACCAAGCAAGGAGGAAAACTTGTCCGCAAGTTGATCAAGGCCGGTTTTCCCGCTGATCGACACGGCGACGGGACACTCGACCAAGGGCTCGAAGCAGCACACAACTTCGCCCGCATTGTCCACGCCGCGGGCGACCAAACCGGGCTCATGCTGCACCGCTTCCTCATCGGCGAAGTAACCAAACACCCCGGCATCGCCCATTACCCAGGTCGCTCACTTATTGAACTCATCGTCGCCGACGGCACCGTGGCCGGCATTACCGTTGCAGCAGCGGGCGCGGAACATCCCATGCTTGCCGACGCGGTCATTCTTGCCACCGGTGGCTATTGCGGGGTGTATTCACGATCCACGGGCGCGCCGGGGGCGGATGGCTGTGGAATACTCGCTGCGGCACGAGCAGGGGCTGTCATTGCGGATATGGAATTTGTGCAGTTTCACCCCACCGTGCTGGAGGGCACGCGACAGTTGATTTCGGAAGCCGTTCGAGGTGCTGGCGGGGTGCTGCGTGATGATGCCGGACGGCGCTTCATGTTCGATTACGACCCGCGTGGCGAATTAGCACCCAGAGATGTCGTGGCTACTGCCGTATTCACAACCCGACGCAAGACTGGTGCCAGCGTATTCCTCGATGTCAGTGACATCATCAAGCGGAAGGGGGCCACGGGATTAAACCAAGAATTCCCCGGCATTTCCGCCATGCTCGCCGCCGAAGGATATGACTGGGCGCATCAATTCATCCCGATCACCCCGGCGGCGCACTACAGCATGGGTGGCATCGCAACCGATACCCAGGCGCGCAGCAGCATGCCAGGACTATTTGCCGCCGGTGAAGTGGCAAATACCGGAGTGCACGGTGCTAACCGGCTCGCCTCGAACTCGCTGCTCGAAGGCCTCGTCTTTGGAGCACGCGCAGCCGAAGGCGCTATCGATTTCGCACACACCAACCGATGGGCGGTCGAACTTGAAAGGCTCGCGCCAGCCCTCACCGTCCCCCTGCCGGTGGCGAAGGAGCTTTCTGTCGAAGGATCGAGAAAGCAACAAATTCACGACACCATCGACGCCCACGTAGGAATGGAAAGAAACGCCAGCGGACTCGCCCAGGCAATTCGCGACCTTAATGAATACGCCACTGATGAAGAATCCGGGCACCTCGCAGAAATCGGCCTGATGATCGCAACCGCTGCGCTGGCTCGGGAAGAATCCAGGGGCGCCCACCGTCGCAGCGATTTCCCGCAGACCAGTCCCTACCTGGCACGTTCCCAAGCACTGACAGTAATTCCAGCGCCTGCGACACAACATAAAAACTCCACAATCACCATTGCAACAAAGGCCTAACACTGATGCTTACCCGAGACACGATCACTGATGCCGTCGCCGCAGCCCTACGCGAGGACGCCCCCTGGGGGGATATCACCGTCGAAGCTGCCATCCCGGAGCAGGCCACGATCACAACCGCCCTTGTCGCCCGTGAGCCTGGCGTGTTTGCCGGTGGGGAAGTCGTCCGTTCGGCCTTTACTCTCTCTGATCCCCGGATCACGGTAACGGAGCTTGCCACAGAAGGCGCTCGCTTTGTCGCCGGCCAACGCCTCGCAGTAATCGACGGGCCTGCCCGTGGCGTGCTCACCGCCGAGCGCATCGCCTTGAATTTCTCGCAGCGTATGAGCGCGATTGCCACCCTTACCTCTCGTTATGTCGACGCCATTGCTGGAACTGGTGCGCGCATCGTGGACACCCGGAAGACAACGCCAGGACTGCGCGCATTCGAAAAGCATGCGGTCCGCGTTGGCGGTGGCTATAACCACCGATACAGCCTTTCCGACGCCGTGATGATCAAAGACAACCACCTGGCAGCCCTAGGGGTATCAAACCCGAGCACGGATGGGCAGGCCGTGACCACCGCTTTGCGCACCATTCGAGAAAGAGTCGGGCACACCACCTCAATCATCGTCGAAGTCGATCGCATCGAACAGATCCCACCGGTACTTGCCGCAGGGGTCAATAGCATTCTCCTCGACAACTTCAGCCTCGACGAGTTACGTGAGGCGGTCGCACTCATCGACCACCGGGTAGTCGTGGAAGCATCCGGCAACGTCAGCCTCGAGACGGTAGCCGATATCGCCGCAACGGGAGTGGATGTGATCTCGGTAGGAAAGCTCACCCACAGCTACGGATCCCTCGATCTTGGCCTTGACGAGCTCACACTCGATCTCTAAACGCTTGGCTTCACAAGCGACAGCAGAAATTCGCCAACACATCACCGCAGGCAAGGAAAATAATGGTCGACATAACCGGGGGGTACCTCGATGCCTCGGCAACCGCGCCGCTTCGTCGCGAAGCACTCGCAGCGGTGAACCGAGTATGGGCACACGGGCAAGCAAACGCATCCAGCGTTCACTCCGCCGGGCATCTGGCCAAATCTGAACTCGACCGTGCGCGCTCCATCGTCGCCCACGCCTTTGGAATCCACGAAGACGCCGTGGTCTTTACCTCCGGAGGAACAGAAGCCAACAACCTCGGTATTATCGGACAAGCATTAGCAACACCGCGCGGCAAACACCTTGTGACCACCAGGATCGAGCATTCCTCGGTGCTGGAATCCTGCCGCTTCCTTCACCGAGTACACGGCTTTGACATCTCCTATATTGACGTTGACCACCATGGGCGCCTCATCGAAGCATCCCTCGAAAAGGTCATCCGGCCCGACACCACCCTCATAGCAGTCGGTCTGGCAAACAGCGAGGTTGGCACCGTGCAAGATTGCAGCATGCTTGCCGACGTCGCCAGCGCCCAACACCTACCGCTGCACATCGACGCCGTCCAAGCAGCACCAGCTTTGCCCATAAACCTCACAGAAGGCGGATGGCCAGGATCGGCGGTTTCCTCAATGGCCATCGCCTCCCACAAATTTGGCGGACCCCAAGGAATGGGCGCACTGTTGCTGCCACAAGACCTGCCACTTGAGCCGATCATTCATGGCGGAAACCACGAAGGCGGCCGACGCGCGGGGACAGAAAACGTCGCCGGAGCGGCAGGGTTTGCAGCAGCAGTTCACACAGCAACCGAGTCCATCGGAAGCAATGCGTTAAGCCTCATCCGCAGCCGCGACAGCCTCATCAACGCTATTTTGGCCGCCATCCCATCCGCAGAGCTCACAGGGCATCCCAGCGAACGCCTCCCCGGTCACGCAAGCTTCATCTTCAACGGACTCAGCGGCGAATCCCTGCTCGTTGCGCTCGACACCGCAGGATTTGCCGTCTCCACCGGATCGGCCTGCAAGGCCGGAAGTGCTGAAGCATCCCCAGTGCTCATCGCCATGGGATACACAAACGACCAAGCCAAATCCGGCCTGAGATTCAGCCTGCCCGCACCACTGGGCGAGCGCACGCAAAAACGCATCGTCGACATCCTCAAGGAGGAAACCGAAAGAAGAACGAAAGGCTAGTCAAAACGGCATCGTATGGGCACAACATAGGATTTCGCCGCATTCCGTGCACTGCTCAACAACGCTTCCCGCTGTGCTTTCGGTACCAAACTCCCACCCGTCAGCCACACCAGATGCGTTGCCTGCCTAACCGAATCAACCTGCCAAGCCGCCGTTAATCCCGCCGTAGCCGAAGGCTCAACAAAGACACCCTCGGACTCCCAGAACCAATCCACCGCAGCCAGCAAGGTCTGGTCATCAACGGTATGAAAAGAATCAACCATCCCAGATACGGCATCAACGACAAGCTGGGAAGGACGCTGCACCGCCAAGCCGTCGGCAAGCGTACGCCCCGACAACCCATAGTCATAACACGAAGCCCCATGACCCTTGCCCGTGGCCACCCCGATCAACATGCACGGGCTTGCGACCGGCTCCACAAAATGACAGTGCACGTGCTCACCGAACACATACCTTAAGCCAAAGCTCACCCCACCCGGCCCACCGCCGACCCCACACGGTAGATACACATGCAAGGGGTGGTACTCATCGACAACAACGGAGGCTGCGGCAAGCTGCCCCCGCAACCGAAGCGCGGCCACGGCGTAGCCCGCAAGCAAACCCAAAGAATACTCATCATCGACGAAATAGGCGTGGGCATCACTTGCGGTTTCCTCCCGCGCCGCGGCGATGGCCTCACTAAACAGCCCCTCGTGCTCAATCACACAAGCGCCCTTGTCCCGCAATAACTGCTTTTTCCATGCCTTCGCATCCACCGACATATGCACCCGGGTAGGAAAACCCAACTCAGGCCCAACCGTCCCGATGGACAGCCCCAAATTCCCTGTAGAACCAACCGCAATCATCGTGCGAGCTGCGCGCGACCGAAACGCTGCATCGTCAAAGACGGAGGTCAGGTCCTTCGCGCCGGGTGCGATCTCATCGGCGATGGACATCGCGAGCTGCAATACTTCGTGGATACCGCCGCGAGCCTTGATGGACCCGGATATGGGAAGGGCGTCATCGCGCTTGAGCCACAGGTCGCCCTTGAGGCGATGACCCACGATGGAGTCGACATGCTCGCGAAGCTTCGGTGCCCTTTGGATGGGGGATTCGATAATGCCGTGTGTCGCGGCGGTGTCGGGGAAGTGTTTGGCCAGCCACGGGGCACACCGATCTAGTCTGGAGGCCGCCTCATCCACTAGGTCGAAGCTCAAGTCGATGGCATTCGGGCGGGTTCCGCGCAGCCAATCCACCGGAACGCTAGACGAGACCGTGTCGAGCAATCGGGCAAGCGACATATGGGAAACCTCCTCGGTGTAGGCGGGCGCGTGATAAAGCGGCAGGCCGTGCACCTTAGTCTGCGTCGACATTGGTTGCACTTTAGGGTAGCGCAGACGACTAAGCGCTTGGCATGCTTAAAGGTAAATCTCTATTGACCTTTTAACAAGGAGGCTTGCTTGTCAGCGTCTGTTTTCGCATCTCATCGCACAGTTGCATCCCCGCGCCTGCTGCAGGCGATGAATTTTGTGGCCGTGGCTCACGATGGTCATTATCGCAAGAAGACCAATATTCCCTACATCAGTCACCTATATGCGGTGATGTATCTGCTATCCATGGTCACCGACGATGAGGACATCCTGATCGCGGGGCTGTGCCACGATGTGCTTGAGGACGTCCCGGAAAAAGTCACGCCCGACTTGTTGCTGGAAACTTTCGGTAGCCGGGTGTTGGCAATCGTGCAAGGTGTGACCAAGGATGACACGCTTTCGGAATGGCAGGCGCGCAGCGATGCCTACTTGGCTCATCTGGCCCAGGCTGCGTCGAAGGAGTCCGTGTTGGTCAGCGTTGCCGACAAGCTTCACAATCTCATGAGCATTCTCGCAGACTACGAGGTGGAAGGCGAGAAATTGTGGGATCGGTTTAACGCCGGAAAGCAGAAGCAGCAGTGGTGGTATCGCAGCGTGTTAGAGGTGGCCGAGGCGCGCCTTGAGCCTAATGTCTTGCTCGTCGAACTGCGCCGTCACGTGACTGTGTTCGACTCTTTGTAAGAGCAGGAAAATGACGAAAGCTAGAGCGCTTGGCTCAATTCGGCGGCAGCGGCGCATAGCGTGTCTGCCCACAGCTGCCCTGGGCTGGGCTTGAGTCTCTCGGTGGGGCCTGAGATGGAAATGACGGCCGTAAACAGTCCGTCGGCGTCGAATACGGGGGCAGAAATGGAGGCAAGACCTACCTCGCGTTCGGAAACGGACTCGGCCCAGCCGCGGCGCCGGGTTGCCTCCAGATCCTCTGCATTGATCTTTTCTGTCTGGGCGAGAATCGATTCGCGAAGAGCGGGGGAGGCGTAGGCTAGAAAAACCTTGGCCGCGGAGCCTGCGGTCAGGGGTAGGCGGGTGCCTACTGGGACAGTGTTGTGGAGGCCATGACCCGGTTCGCGCGCGGCGATGCACACGCGGGTGTTTCCGGCAAGCTGGTATAGCTGAACAGATTCGTGGGACTCGTCCATCAGCGCTGTCATGATGGGACCTGCGACGTCGATAAGCTTGGTAGACGAGCTTGCCCCCAGCGATGTCAGCACGGCGCCGATGGTCCAGCGGCCGTCGGACGTGCGTGTCAAGATATGGTGCACCTCGAGGGCGGTGGCCAGCCGGTGCGCGGTGGCGCGGGGCAGGCCGGTGGCCTCAGAAAGTTCGGATAGTGAGCGCGGGTGCTCGGCCACGGTCAGCATGATGAGCACTGCGCGGTCGAGAACCTTAATTCCACTTGTTGTTGCGGAATCTGTGTTAATCTGTCCCATGAGACGATATTAACATTCCAAAGTGTGAGATACACCCCGATTGGGGAAGCACACAGAAGACAGAGGTGAATTGATCCATGACCAGCCCCGTGGATTCGGCAAAGCAAAAGCTGACCCTCGCCGAGAAGGTATGGCGCGACCACGTCGTGTCCAAAGGTGAAAACGGCGAACCCGACCTCATCTTCATTGACCTCCAGCTGCTGCACGAGGTCACCAGCCCTCAGGCCTTCGACGGCCTGCGCATGGCAGGCCGCAAGCTCCGCCACCCCGAGCTGCACCTGGCCACCGAGGACCACAACGTGCCCACCGAGGGCATTGTCAAGGGTAGCCTCCTGGAAATCAAGGACCAGACCTCCCGTACGCAGGTGGAAACCCTGCGCAAGAACTGCGAGGAGTTCGGCGTGCGCCTGCACCCGATGGGTGACATCAATCAGGGCATCGTTCACCAGGTCGGCCCGCAGCTGGGTGCAACCCAGCCGGGCATGACCATCGTCTGCGGCGATTCCCACACCTCCACCCACGGCGCCTTCGGCGCGATGGCCTTTGGTATCGGCACCTCCGAGGTCGAGCACGTCATGGCCACTCAGACCCTGTCCCTGAAGCCATTTAAGACGATGGCCATCAACGTCACCGGCGAACTGCAGCCGGGTGTGTCCGCCAAGGATCTTATTCTCGCCATCATTGCCAAGATCGGCACCGGCGGCGGCCAGGGACATGTTATCGAATATCGCGGCGAGGCCATCGAGAAGCTGTCAATGGAAGCCCGCATGACCATCTGCAACATGTCCATCGAGGCAGGCGCCCGCGCCGGCATGATCGCGCCCGACGAGACCACCTTTGAATACATCAAGGGACGCGAGCTCGCACCGAAGGGCCAGGACTGGGACGATGCCGTGGCCTACTGGAAGACACTGCCCACTGACGAGGGTGCCGAATTTGACACCGTTGTGGAGATCGACGGCTCCGCGTTGACCCCGTTTGTCACCTGGGGCACCAACCCCGGCCAGGGTCTGCCGCTGTCCGCGAACGTTCCTTCGCCGGAGGACTTCACCAATGACAACGACAAGGCCGCCTGCGAGAAGGCCTTAAAGTACATGGATCTGACCCCAGGCACCCCGTTGCGTGAGGTCAAGATCGACACAGTCTTCCTGGGTTCGTGCACGAATGCCCGCATCGAAGACCTGCGCCGCGCCGCCGAGGTTATCAAGGGACGCAAGGTTGCCGACTCGGTGCGCATGATGGTGGTGCCTTCCACTGCGCTGGTCAAGCAGATGGCGGAGGAGGAAGGCCTGGACAAGGTGTTCATAGAGGCGGGTGCCGAGTGGCGCACCGCAGGCTGCTCCATGTGCCTGGGCATGAACCCGGATCAGCTTGCCCCCGGCGAGCGCTCCGCATCGACCTCCAATCGTAACTTTGAAGGCCGTCAAGGGCCGGGCGGCCGCACCCACCTGGTCTCCCCGGAGGTTGCCGCAGCCACCGCCGTGGTGGGAACCTTGGCCTCCCCGGCAGACCTGCAGGCCGTCTAGACCGTCACCATCACCATTGCACCATCCTGCGTTAAAACAAGGAAGAAACTCATGGAAAAGTTTGAAACCCACACCGGTGTTGGCGTGCCTTTGACCCGGTCTAACGTCGACACAGACCAGATTATCCCGGCAGTGTTTCTCAAGCGCGTGACCCGCACCGGCTTCGAGGACGGCCTGTTTAATAACTGGCGCACCAACGAGCCCGACTTCGTTCTCAATCAGGACGCATACAAAAACGGTTCCGTGCTTGTCGCTGGCCCCGATTTCGGCACCGGCTCATCCCGCGAGCACGCCGTGTGGGCATTGATGGATTACGGCTTCAAGGCCGTGTTCTCCTCCCGTTTCGCTGACATCTTCCGCGGCAACTCCGGCAAGGCCGGCCTGCTGACCGGCCTGATGGAACAGTCCGACATCGAGCTTTTGCAAAAGCAGCTCATCGAGGAACCGGGCAAGGAGGTCACCGTCAACCTGGAGGCGCGCACCGTGACCTGCGGTGAAAACGTTTACCCCTTCGACGTCGATGACTACACCCGCTGGCGCCTCATGGAAGGTCTCGACGATATCGGGCTGACCCTGCGCAAGGAGGAAGAGATCGCCTCCTTCGAGGCCAAGCGCCCCGCTTTCAAGCCACGAGTTCAATAACTGACCCGCTTTCGCGCCCGTCCCCTGTCACCTGCTGTGGGGCGGGCGTTTGCGCTTTCCGACGTTGTCCTGCTCCAGCATCCACGCGCGTTTCATCCCGCAGCGGTATTGATCGTCATTTAGACTTCTTGCATGGGTGAAAGGCCGAGGAGGGCGAGCGCGCTCGAACGCACCGGAATGCGCGTGCTCGAACCGTTGCCGTGGGGCCGCCTTATTTTTGTATGGGTGGTATTTGGTATCTCAGTTGTGGTTAGCTGGCGCGGCTACGATGTCCTGCCGCAGCGATTTCCCATGCACTGGACGCTGCTGGAAGGGCCGGATCGTTTTTCCGTGAAGAGCCCGGGTGCGGTGTTTACCATGGGGTGCCTCGTTCCCTTGCTCCTGGCGATTGCATCAACGGTGGTTGTGGGCCAGGCCAGATATTCAGTTCACCAGCCTGGCGGCGAACCTGATCACGGCGATGCGTTGAAATTCAACCTGCGGGTTGCTCGGGCTAATCGCCGGCAAGGGCTCTACGGCAGCTATTTTGCAAGCCTCAGCGCCGGGGTTAGTAGCGTGCTCATGTTGCGCATGTTCGACGGGTGGCATCCCGGTCCGCTGGGCATCATTCTTGTGGCGGCGATTGCGGTGCCCACCACCTGGCTCGTGTTTTGCCTCATTAAGTGGAACGCCCGGCGGATCCGGCCGCGGCCTGGTGAAAAGGCCCAGCGGGTAGTGGCGGGAATGCTCTATTACAATCGCGCCGACCCCCGGGCACTCGCTGCACTGGGCGACGATACTACCGCCGTCAATCTCGCACGGCCGGGAGGGTGGGGCATCCTTGTCGGACTCGCTGTGCCCATTGTCGTGGCCGTGGTTGTGCTGGTGAGCGCCTAGCGCTTACTTCACCGGCAGCGGAGACTCGAGGTAGTCGGCGCCGGTGAGCTCGCCTTCGTGGAAGGACAAGACCCACACGCTGGACTTTTTTGCGCTGGTGTCGGCAAGTGGGAGGCGTCCCTTCGCCGACAGCGCTGCGATCATGTCGGGGATGATCAGGCCTTGGCCGCACACCACCGAGGTTCCACCCTGGGCGATGATGTCTTCAAAGGCGAGCTGTGCCTTTGCCATGTTGTTCGTCCACCCCTCGTCGCCGTAAAGCTTGTCTACAACCACGTCGATTCCCAGCGTCTGCGCGAGGGGAGCCACCGTTGTTTGGCAGCGGTCGGGGAAAGCCGAGTAAATGGCGGTGGGCCTAAACGGTGCCAACATGGGTACCAGCATCTCAGCCTGGCGGCGCCCCTTGCGGTCGAGCGGACGCAGGTTGTCATCGCCGGCCCACGTGGCGCGCTTGTGCGCGTGAGCATGACGCACATAAAGAACCCGGGAGGTGGCAGGAAGCCGGAAGCGTTTTTCGGCCTTGTCCAGCACGTTGCGATCCACCTCATAGGACAGCAGCGGGCGGGCCTTCGCGATTGGCAGCCAGCGGATCTCATCGACCTCATCATTGGGGACAAACTGCCCACCTAGGACCTCTCCGGTCCAGTAGTAGACCACCTTCATTCGGTCGAGCACCGGGTAGGACACTTTTCCTAGTAACTTGCCCAGACGAACCTCATAGCCGGTTTCCTCGAAGATCTCGCGGGCGGCGGTGGTGGGCAGAGATTCGCCTGGATCCACCTTGCCCTTGGCCAAAGACCAGTCGTCGTAGTGGGGACGATGAATAATGGCGACCTCAATGGAATCGAAGTCGGAGAGATCTCCACGCCATAACACCGCACCGGCAGCAAGCGTGCAGCGCTTGTATTCCTTGGCCGGCTCGGCGACGATAACTTGGTGACGGCCGACTAATTCAAGTTCAGAACCTTGATCTTTGTTGTTCTCGTGAGGCTTTTTGGCCATGGTTGACGCCCTTTCTTTTCAAACATGTCGGCCTGGAAGCAAATTTCGCGAGCGCATCGGACTCGCGGGGAGCTTTTTTCATGCTACGACCTAGGCGGGGTTTCGGCGAACCCAACACTGCTTCGCATTCGCCGAAAACGCGTTGGGCAACAATTCTGGGCTGTGGTCACTATGATGGATACCTATTGCGTGTGGCGCACGCGCTAATAGATGGGGATTCAATAAATAAGGAGTGCGTGGTGAAGGTTGCTGTGATGGGTGCAGGTTCGTGGGGTACCACCTTGGCCAAGGTTTTCGCTGACGCCGGATGCCGGGTCCGCCTCTGGGCGCGCCGGCAGCAGGTCGCCGATGCAATCAACGACGAACACCATAATCCCGAATATCTGCCGGACATCGTGCTTCCTGAGCAGCTGGAGGCGACCCATGATCCGGCCTTTGCGCTTTCCGACGCCGACATCGTGGTCTTGGCCGTACCTTCGCAGACCCTGCGCGGCAACCTTGCTCAGTGGACCGATCTGCTCCCGCAGAATGCCACCTTGGTCAGCCTCGCCAAGGGTATCGAGAAGGGCTCCTTCCTGCGCATGAGCCAGGTCATCACTGACGTCACCGGAGTCGATTCCGACCGGGTCGCCGTGCTTTCGGGCCCCAACCTTGCCCGCGAGATCGCGAAGGAGCAACCCGCGGCCACCGTGATCGCCTGCGAGGACGAAAACCGCGCCAAGCTGGTCCAAGCCGCCCTGGCCTCCTCTTACTTCCGTCCATACACCAACACAGACGTCGCAGGCTGCGAGATCGGTGGCGCCTGCAAGAACGTCATCGCGCTTGCCTGCGGCATGGCCGCCGGGCGCGGGCTTGGTGAAAACACCCTGGCCACTGTCATCACCCGCGGCCTCGCGGAGATCACCAGGCTCGGCGTGGCTATGGGTGCGGACCAGCGTACCTTCGCAGGCCTGGCCGGCCTCGGCGACCTCGTGGCCACGTGTTCTTCGCCACTATCGCGCAACCGCTCCTTCGGCGCGCGACTTGGCCAAGGTGGCACCCTTGACGAGGCCAAGGCTGCCACCAACGGTCAGGTTGCCGAAGGGGTAATGAGCTCGCAGTCCATCTTCCAACTCGCCAACAAGCTCGGCGTTGACATGCCTATTACCCAGGCTGTCTACGGGGTCTGCCACCAGGGCGCCGATGTCGGCGCGATGGTGTCGGCGCTTATGGGTAGGTCGAAGAAGGCCGAATAGCCGCGCGGGCACGTGCCGCCTGTAGGCGTCGGAAAGCAAAACTTCCACGCTGATTGGGTAAAGTAGGCAACCGTGACTGCTACACCGAACGCCAACAAGATCAAGGTCGCCGTAGTCTACGGCGGCCGCAGCTCCGAACACAATGTGTCGTGCGTATCCGCAGGTGCCATCATGGCCCACCTCGACCCGGATCGTTATGAGGTCTACCCCGTGGGTATTACCAAGGACGGCTGCTGGACGGTGGGCGAGTCGGATCCCACCAAACTCAAGTTCGTTGACCGCACGATGCCGGAGGTGGCCATGGTGCGCGAGGTCGCGCTGTCGGTCAACCCCGGGTCCAAGGGTGAATTCAGTT containing:
- the nadA gene encoding quinolinate synthase NadA, whose product is MSLPIFTATFPSGLSTCDNELAKDPWQVDQDHSYGPGASIHDPFPAQAPHQGQLPSRYTEASVEELEEMIREAKAHLGQRVKILGHFYQRDEIIQFADFVGDSFNLAQAAKQHPETEAFVFCGVHFMAETADILSTPDQAVILPNLSAGCSMADMATISQVERCWTELSSCLSSVESKSEKAPLVPVTYMNSSAAIKAFCGRNGGIVCTSSNARTVLEWVFERGERVVFLPDQHLGRNTAKAMGIAEENIITWNPHLPLGGNTPEAIEQAKVIVWNGFCSVHKRFTVAQIDHARAQFPNVRVIVHPECPAPVVEAADVAGSTELIRREVEASQPGDVLAIGTEINLVNRLADQYPDRTIFCLDPVVCPCSTMYRIHPAYLAWTLESLVEGKTPNRITVDDGVATDARIALERMLAARP
- a CDS encoding L-aspartate oxidase, translating into MTKLTSQTSIIVVGAGVAGLSAALTAANAGAHVALVYPGPSIVDSEGSTQLAQGGIAAAIDKQDSFTSHLHDTLGAGAGLVDPQAALILTKQGGKLVRKLIKAGFPADRHGDGTLDQGLEAAHNFARIVHAAGDQTGLMLHRFLIGEVTKHPGIAHYPGRSLIELIVADGTVAGITVAAAGAEHPMLADAVILATGGYCGVYSRSTGAPGADGCGILAAARAGAVIADMEFVQFHPTVLEGTRQLISEAVRGAGGVLRDDAGRRFMFDYDPRGELAPRDVVATAVFTTRRKTGASVFLDVSDIIKRKGATGLNQEFPGISAMLAAEGYDWAHQFIPITPAAHYSMGGIATDTQARSSMPGLFAAGEVANTGVHGANRLASNSLLEGLVFGARAAEGAIDFAHTNRWAVELERLAPALTVPLPVAKELSVEGSRKQQIHDTIDAHVGMERNASGLAQAIRDLNEYATDEESGHLAEIGLMIATAALAREESRGAHRRSDFPQTSPYLARSQALTVIPAPATQHKNSTITIATKA
- the nadC gene encoding carboxylating nicotinate-nucleotide diphosphorylase, whose product is MLTRDTITDAVAAALREDAPWGDITVEAAIPEQATITTALVAREPGVFAGGEVVRSAFTLSDPRITVTELATEGARFVAGQRLAVIDGPARGVLTAERIALNFSQRMSAIATLTSRYVDAIAGTGARIVDTRKTTPGLRAFEKHAVRVGGGYNHRYSLSDAVMIKDNHLAALGVSNPSTDGQAVTTALRTIRERVGHTTSIIVEVDRIEQIPPVLAAGVNSILLDNFSLDELREAVALIDHRVVVEASGNVSLETVADIAATGVDVISVGKLTHSYGSLDLGLDELTLDL
- a CDS encoding cysteine desulfurase family protein → MVDITGGYLDASATAPLRREALAAVNRVWAHGQANASSVHSAGHLAKSELDRARSIVAHAFGIHEDAVVFTSGGTEANNLGIIGQALATPRGKHLVTTRIEHSSVLESCRFLHRVHGFDISYIDVDHHGRLIEASLEKVIRPDTTLIAVGLANSEVGTVQDCSMLADVASAQHLPLHIDAVQAAPALPINLTEGGWPGSAVSSMAIASHKFGGPQGMGALLLPQDLPLEPIIHGGNHEGGRRAGTENVAGAAGFAAAVHTATESIGSNALSLIRSRDSLINAILAAIPSAELTGHPSERLPGHASFIFNGLSGESLLVALDTAGFAVSTGSACKAGSAEASPVLIAMGYTNDQAKSGLRFSLPAPLGERTQKRIVDILKEETERRTKG
- a CDS encoding D-serine ammonia-lyase, giving the protein MSTQTKVHGLPLYHAPAYTEEVSHMSLARLLDTVSSSVPVDWLRGTRPNAIDLSFDLVDEAASRLDRCAPWLAKHFPDTAATHGIIESPIQRAPKLREHVDSIVGHRLKGDLWLKRDDALPISGSIKARGGIHEVLQLAMSIADEIAPGAKDLTSVFDDAAFRSRAARTMIAVGSTGNLGLSIGTVGPELGFPTRVHMSVDAKAWKKQLLRDKGACVIEHEGLFSEAIAAAREETASDAHAYFVDDEYSLGLLAGYAVAALRLRGQLAAASVVVDEYHPLHVYLPCGVGGGPGGVSFGLRYVFGEHVHCHFVEPVASPCMLIGVATGKGHGASCYDYGLSGRTLADGLAVQRPSQLVVDAVSGMVDSFHTVDDQTLLAAVDWFWESEGVFVEPSATAGLTAAWQVDSVRQATHLVWLTGGSLVPKAQREALLSSARNAAKSYVVPIRCRFD